From a region of the Hemibagrus wyckioides isolate EC202008001 linkage group LG14, SWU_Hwy_1.0, whole genome shotgun sequence genome:
- the cib2 gene encoding calcium and integrin-binding family member 2 — protein sequence MGNKQTIFTDEQLDAYQDCTFFTRKEILRLHGRFHELAPHLVPMDYTNDPDVKVPLSLIVNMPELKENPFRDRIVESFSEDGLGNLSFNDFVDMFSVLSEMAPRELKAIYAFKIYDFNVDNYICKEDLEKTLNKLTKEELTPEEVNLVCEKAIEEADLDGDSKLSFADFENMISRAPDFLSTFHIRI from the exons ATGGGTAATAAGCAGACGATATTTACTGATGAACAGCTAGACGCCTACCAG GACTGCACGTTTTTTACCCGCAAGGAAATCCTTCG GTTACATGGAAGATTCCATGAACTGGCTCCACATTTAGTTCCCATGGACTACACAAATGACCCTGATGTTAAAGTCCCTTTAAGCCTCATAGTCAATATGCCAGAGCTGAAG GAAAATCCATTCCGTGACAGGATTGTGGAGTCCTTCTCTGAGGACGGCTTGGGGAACCTCAGCTTCAATGACTTTGTCGACATGTTCTCAGTTCTGAGTGAAATGGCCCCCCGAGAGCTGAAGGCCATTTATGCTTTTAAAATATATG ATTTCAATGTGGATAATTACATCTGCAAGGAGGACCTTGAGAAGACTCTGAACAAGCTGACCAAGGAGGAGCTGACCCCTGAGGAGGTGAACTTGGTGTGTGAGAAGGCCATTGAGGAAGCTGACCTGGATGGAGACAGCAAGCTCTCTTTCGCTGACTTTGAAAACATGATTTCCAGGGCTCCTGACTTTTTAAG cACCTTCCATATACGAATCTAA
- the lrrc61 gene encoding leucine-rich repeat-containing protein 61 isoform X2, whose protein sequence is MEAKRDKEHETECAKITNGLLKSRTGEFDLESILFLKLRSLGIYDLGCIGECINLERLDLSGNNITNLTPLASLRLLLVLNLSANRISNIEPISSCESLQSLNLAGNIISSIDSLQALKPLRKLESIRLKDNTYNYTNPVCKNPSYRNTVLELFPNIKVFDGERVVGRGSDLYQLCKDIDDTIKAGMYKNGQLPEVPDCKPWVEDGFWEIKRSNNAIVEEAYKQFNDVIHECRLLNRRAAHAISQTERTLGLKNPPKQYSV, encoded by the exons ATGGAAGCAAAAAGGGACAAAGAGCATG AAACAGAGTGTGCGAAGATCACCAATGGGCTCCTGAAATCCCGGACTGGAGAATTTGATTTGGAGTCCATTTTATTTCTCAAACTAAGGAGCCTAG GAATATATGATCTCGGATGCATTGGAGAATGTATAAACCTGGAAAGGCTGGACCTCTCTGGGAATAATATTACAAATCTCACACCTCTGGCATCTCTCCGACTTCTGCTTGTGCTTAATCTGTCTGCTAACAGGATTTCCAACATAG AACCCATCTCTAGTTGTGAAAGTCTACAGAGTCTGAATTTGGCCGGCAATATTATATCCAG CATCGATAGCCTCCAGGCTTTGAAACCTTTACGGAAGTTGGAGAGTATAAGGCTGAAGGATAACACCTACAACTACACTAATCCAG TTTGCAAGAACCCGTCTTATAGAAACACGGTGCTTGAACTGTTCCCGAACATCAAGGTTTTTGATG GGGAACGTGTGGTCGGGCGTGGAAGTGATCTGTACCAGCTATGTAAAGACATCGATGACACAATAAAAG CAGGCATGTATAAAAATGGCCAGTTGCCAGAAGTGCCAGACTGTAAGCCATGGGTAGAGGATGGATTTTGGGAGATAAAGAGATCAAATAACGCCATTGTTGAGGAAGCCTACAAACAATTTAATG ATGTTATTCACGAATGCAGACTGCTAAACAGGAGAGCCGCTCATGCCATCTCACAAACTGAGAGGACACTAGGCCTCAAAAACCCACCAAAGCAGTATTCTGTTTGA
- the lrrc61 gene encoding leucine-rich repeat-containing protein 61 isoform X1, with translation MEAKRDKEHETECAKITNGLLKSRTGEFDLESILFLKLRSLGIYDLGCIGECINLERLDLSGNNITNLTPLASLRLLLVLNLSANRISNIEPISSCESLQSLNLAGNIISSIDSLQALKPLRKLESIRLKDNTYNYTNPVCKNPSYRNTVLELFPNIKVFDGERVVGRGSDLYQLCKDIDDTIKACNTKCVNIFDTEKGQEVYKWNFHACMYKNGQLPEVPDCKPWVEDGFWEIKRSNNAIVEEAYKQFNDVIHECRLLNRRAAHAISQTERTLGLKNPPKQYSV, from the exons ATGGAAGCAAAAAGGGACAAAGAGCATG AAACAGAGTGTGCGAAGATCACCAATGGGCTCCTGAAATCCCGGACTGGAGAATTTGATTTGGAGTCCATTTTATTTCTCAAACTAAGGAGCCTAG GAATATATGATCTCGGATGCATTGGAGAATGTATAAACCTGGAAAGGCTGGACCTCTCTGGGAATAATATTACAAATCTCACACCTCTGGCATCTCTCCGACTTCTGCTTGTGCTTAATCTGTCTGCTAACAGGATTTCCAACATAG AACCCATCTCTAGTTGTGAAAGTCTACAGAGTCTGAATTTGGCCGGCAATATTATATCCAG CATCGATAGCCTCCAGGCTTTGAAACCTTTACGGAAGTTGGAGAGTATAAGGCTGAAGGATAACACCTACAACTACACTAATCCAG TTTGCAAGAACCCGTCTTATAGAAACACGGTGCTTGAACTGTTCCCGAACATCAAGGTTTTTGATG GGGAACGTGTGGTCGGGCGTGGAAGTGATCTGTACCAGCTATGTAAAGACATCGATGACACAATAAAAG CATGCAATACCAAATGTGTAAACATTTTTGATACGGAAAAAGGACAAGAGGTCTACAAGTGGAACTTCCACGCCT GCATGTATAAAAATGGCCAGTTGCCAGAAGTGCCAGACTGTAAGCCATGGGTAGAGGATGGATTTTGGGAGATAAAGAGATCAAATAACGCCATTGTTGAGGAAGCCTACAAACAATTTAATG ATGTTATTCACGAATGCAGACTGCTAAACAGGAGAGCCGCTCATGCCATCTCACAAACTGAGAGGACACTAGGCCTCAAAAACCCACCAAAGCAGTATTCTGTTTGA
- the lrrc61 gene encoding leucine-rich repeat-containing protein 61 isoform X3 — MEAKRDKEHETECAKITNGLLKSRTGEFDLESILFLKLRSLGIYDLGCIGECINLERLDLSGNNITNLTPLASLRLLLVLNLSANRISNIEPISSCESLQSLNLAGNIISSIDSLQALKPLRKLESIRLKDNTYNYTNPVCKNPSYRNTVLELFPNIKVFDGERVVGRGSDLYQLCKDIDDTIKGMYKNGQLPEVPDCKPWVEDGFWEIKRSNNAIVEEAYKQFNDVIHECRLLNRRAAHAISQTERTLGLKNPPKQYSV, encoded by the exons ATGGAAGCAAAAAGGGACAAAGAGCATG AAACAGAGTGTGCGAAGATCACCAATGGGCTCCTGAAATCCCGGACTGGAGAATTTGATTTGGAGTCCATTTTATTTCTCAAACTAAGGAGCCTAG GAATATATGATCTCGGATGCATTGGAGAATGTATAAACCTGGAAAGGCTGGACCTCTCTGGGAATAATATTACAAATCTCACACCTCTGGCATCTCTCCGACTTCTGCTTGTGCTTAATCTGTCTGCTAACAGGATTTCCAACATAG AACCCATCTCTAGTTGTGAAAGTCTACAGAGTCTGAATTTGGCCGGCAATATTATATCCAG CATCGATAGCCTCCAGGCTTTGAAACCTTTACGGAAGTTGGAGAGTATAAGGCTGAAGGATAACACCTACAACTACACTAATCCAG TTTGCAAGAACCCGTCTTATAGAAACACGGTGCTTGAACTGTTCCCGAACATCAAGGTTTTTGATG GGGAACGTGTGGTCGGGCGTGGAAGTGATCTGTACCAGCTATGTAAAGACATCGATGACACAATAAAAG GCATGTATAAAAATGGCCAGTTGCCAGAAGTGCCAGACTGTAAGCCATGGGTAGAGGATGGATTTTGGGAGATAAAGAGATCAAATAACGCCATTGTTGAGGAAGCCTACAAACAATTTAATG ATGTTATTCACGAATGCAGACTGCTAAACAGGAGAGCCGCTCATGCCATCTCACAAACTGAGAGGACACTAGGCCTCAAAAACCCACCAAAGCAGTATTCTGTTTGA